In one bacterium genomic region, the following are encoded:
- a CDS encoding NIPSNAP family protein → MKRRDMILGAAAGTLAAASAAQTAAAAESGARQYLELRRYSLATGEKRQRFLDYCRDSLIPAYNRLGVNPVGAFSPLYGQNTPSYSLYLLLPFASLEAFAGQSEALLADKEYRDKAAAILDLPLSDPAFLRYESTLMLAFEDMPRLEAPAATAGKASRILEMRTYESHSLKMAKKKIEMFNQGGEIAIFRAVGLNPVFYAETLAGAQMPCLTYMLSHENMAARDSGWAAFGAHPDWLRLRADEQYKDTVSNITDIILKPLDFSQV, encoded by the coding sequence ATGAAACGACGCGACATGATCCTGGGTGCGGCCGCCGGCACCCTGGCCGCGGCCTCGGCCGCGCAGACCGCCGCCGCAGCCGAAAGCGGCGCGCGCCAGTATCTGGAGCTGAGGCGCTACAGCCTGGCCACCGGCGAGAAGCGCCAGCGTTTCCTGGACTACTGCCGCGACAGCCTCATCCCGGCCTACAACCGCCTGGGTGTGAACCCGGTGGGCGCTTTCAGCCCGCTGTACGGCCAGAACACGCCCTCCTACAGCCTCTACCTCCTGCTGCCGTTCGCCTCCCTGGAGGCTTTCGCCGGGCAGAGCGAGGCGCTTCTGGCGGACAAGGAATACCGCGATAAGGCTGCCGCTATCCTGGACCTGCCGCTCTCCGACCCGGCGTTCCTGCGCTACGAGAGCACGCTCATGCTGGCGTTCGAGGACATGCCGCGCCTGGAGGCGCCCGCGGCCACGGCGGGCAAGGCCTCGCGCATCCTGGAGATGCGCACCTACGAAAGCCACAGCCTGAAGATGGCGAAGAAAAAGATCGAGATGTTCAACCAGGGCGGCGAGATTGCCATTTTCCGGGCGGTGGGGCTGAATCCCGTGTTCTACGCCGAAACACTGGCCGGGGCGCAGATGCCCTGCCTGACCTACATGCTCTCACACGAGAACATGGCCGCCCGCGACAGCGGCTGGGCCGCTTTCGGCGCGCACCCCGACTGGTTGCGCCTGCGCGCGGACGAGCAGTACAAGGACACGGTCTCCAACATCACGGACATCATCCTGAAGCCGCTCGATTTCTCGCAGGTCTGA
- a CDS encoding Gfo/Idh/MocA family oxidoreductase produces MARYRVGIVGFGWVAGAHLNSFKELPQYEPVAVLTRRRLDPAWFRQNYGVELKVYHDYDRFLADPDIDIVDICTPHPFHAGQTVQAAAAGKDLIIEKPIALNFEDACRMLEAVEKNAVRTSVCFEARFISVAKAMKAVIDQGLLGEVYYAECDYFHGIGPWYGQFEWNVKRDMGGSSLLTAGCHSLDMLLWLTGGRVEEVYSCSTANPHPAYRPYEYDPTSVSLLKFENGLTLGKVASVTDCMQPYVFNMNMVGSHGSFHNKRFYSKKIEGLAGWSEMDVQLVDSGDVAHHPYREQFAYFAECLEGGETPHNDLHSAFETHRVVFAADRSAATGKPVRLSEFKL; encoded by the coding sequence ATGGCCAGATACAGGGTGGGGATTGTTGGCTTCGGCTGGGTGGCCGGAGCGCACCTCAACTCGTTCAAGGAGCTGCCGCAGTACGAGCCGGTGGCGGTGCTGACCCGTCGCCGGCTCGACCCGGCCTGGTTCCGCCAGAACTATGGAGTGGAACTGAAAGTCTACCACGACTACGATAGGTTCCTGGCCGACCCGGATATCGATATAGTGGATATCTGCACCCCGCACCCATTCCACGCCGGGCAGACCGTGCAGGCCGCAGCCGCGGGCAAGGACCTGATCATAGAAAAGCCCATCGCCCTGAACTTCGAGGACGCCTGCCGGATGCTGGAAGCGGTGGAAAAGAACGCGGTGCGCACCTCGGTCTGTTTCGAGGCGCGGTTCATCTCGGTGGCCAAGGCGATGAAGGCGGTGATAGACCAGGGTCTGCTGGGCGAGGTCTACTACGCCGAGTGTGACTATTTCCACGGCATCGGCCCCTGGTACGGCCAGTTCGAATGGAATGTCAAGCGCGACATGGGCGGCAGCTCGCTCCTGACCGCGGGCTGCCACTCGCTGGACATGCTGCTCTGGCTGACCGGCGGGCGGGTGGAGGAGGTCTATTCCTGCTCCACGGCCAACCCGCACCCGGCCTACCGTCCCTACGAGTACGACCCCACCTCGGTTAGCCTGCTCAAGTTCGAGAACGGCCTGACCCTGGGCAAGGTGGCCTCGGTCACCGACTGCATGCAGCCCTACGTGTTCAACATGAACATGGTCGGCTCGCACGGCTCGTTCCACAACAAGAGATTCTACAGCAAGAAAATCGAGGGCCTCGCCGGCTGGAGCGAAATGGACGTGCAACTGGTGGACAGCGGGGATGTGGCGCACCACCCCTACCGTGAGCAGTTCGCCTATTTCGCCGAGTGCCTGGAGGGGGGCGAAACCCCGCACAACGACCTTCACAGCGCGTTCGAGACGCACCGGGTGGTTTTTGCCGCCGACCGCTCGGCCGCCACCGGCAAGCCGGTGCGCCTGAGCGAGTTCAAGCTGTGA